Genomic DNA from Halomonas sp. BDJS001:
GGCGCCATGAGTCATTACCCCTTTCCATTTTGCTGAGAAAGGGCTCTTATATAAAAAAACAGTCTTCACCCGACGATATTCATTGCTCGGGACTGCAGCTCTGTTAGCAAAACCAAGAAAACCTACAGTATTTCCTCGCAAAATCAATTCGGTCAGCGGTTTTTAAGAGATCTCTTACAAAACCAATAGCGAATGTCTTACAAAATCCAACTTTCTCGCCATGCGCACCGGAGATAGCTTACTCTTTGCCTACCAATTCTCGTTGATTGGTTTACCTACTGCTAACAACTCATCTCCTTGGTACGCATCAACCAAATGTGACTGCTGCCAAAGTCTAGCTACAAGTTCCTGAATAAAGGTTCGCACGATAAGCGAGGGGCGTCGCCCCGCTCGGGTAACGACACAAAACGGCGACGCGATTTCGACCTGATCTGGCAGCAGCGCTTTGAGCTCGCCCCGCTCCACCCAGTGGTGGGCATAGTAGCGGGGCAAGTTACCGATAAAGTGGCCGCTCAATATCAGCAGAGCCTGGGCTTCCATATTGGAGGCATGGGCGCCCACCTGGGCATTGGGAAAACTCTTAAGCTCTTGCAGGTTGGCATATGGCCGCACCACAAAGGGGTGATTGATCACTTCTTCTATCGTTAGCTGATCGCTATCACGGGCAAACAACGGATGCCGTTTTGCGCAGTAGATTCCATGCACTTCGGTGTAAACCTGACGATGCTGCAAGCCTTCAATTTGTGCCATTTCCGGTAAGATGCCGAGCTGTACTTCACCATTGGCAATCTCACCAATCAGGCGATCAGGACTGCCTACCGTAATGTTGAGACGCGCTTTAGGGTTCTTGCGCAGAAATTCGCCAATCACCCCCTGCAGATCAAGATCCACATCCATAATGGTGTTATCGACAACACCTAAACGCAGCGTGCCGTAAACGGAGCTGCGCAGCTCGCTCATCTCGCTATCAAAATCATCAACGGAGGCAAGCAACACCTTGGCACGCTCATACACCATTGTGCCCCGCTCAGTGAGCTCAAACCCCTGTCGCCCTCGTCGGCATACAGTGAAGCCTACCCGCTCTTCAAGTGCCCGGATATGAAAACTCACAGCGGACTGACTCATATGCAGCGCCGTTTGCGCGCCCGCAAAACCGCGATGCTCAGTCACGGCAAGGAATACAGAGAGGCTTTTAAGATCGGCAGCTGAGAGTTTCATTAGAGTGCTCTACGTTAGTGCAATTCACATCAATAAAACGGGTACAAACATCGAAAGATAGCAGTTTTATTGTTGCATAACGCCTGCTTTACTCAAGGGGTTGTTGTTCAACGGGCCTTCGCCTTTTGATTCGAGTATCACCACTCCGAGGAGCATCCCCATGCAACGCATCCCGACGATTACCGCAGGCCTCTTACTTGGCGTTAGCTTTGCCTCTACTGCGCACAGTGATTTGCTTGACGATATTCGCTCAGACGGCACCTTTACTGTCGGCACTGAAGCGCGCTTCGCCCCATTTGAATACATTGAAGAGGGTGAGATTGTCGGCTACTCCGCCGATATCATGGAATACATCATGCCCGAGCTTGAGGGGGTCGAGCTGATCCGTATGGATCTTCCCTGGCAAGGTATTCTGCCGGGCCTTGAGCGCGAGCGCTTTGATTACGTGATCACCTCGGTCACCGCCACACCTGAGCGCATGGAGCGGTATCACCTCAGCGCACCGATTGCCGATGCCACTATGGCGATTCTAAAACGCGCGGGCGAAGAGGGTATCAACTCACCTGAGGATATCGCCGGCAAAGTAGCCGCCGCTCAAGCGGGTTCTGCTCAACTTGAGGCGCTAGAAGCCTTGGCCGCCGAGCTTGAGGAAGCGGGCACCCCCGTTGAAGATATCCGCACTTACACAGGCGTTGACGAGGCATACGCCGAGCTGGGTACCGGCCGCGTTGATGTGGTGATTAACAGCCTGCCCAATTTGCTCGAAGCCGAGCGCACCCGCCCCGAGGTATTTGAAGTGGTCGGCACCTTTGGTGACCCGGTTTACTTTAGTTGGGCAGGGCGTAATGACGAAGAGAGCGCCTCGCTAAATGCCTTTATGGATGAGCAAATTCAACGCCTCAATGAAGACGGCACTCTGAAAGAGCTACAAGAGAAATGGTTCGGCGGCCCGATGGATCTGCCTTTAGAACTGCCAGCGGCCGAGTAACACGCCGCGCAGTTCGCTAAGACGATTCTCTTCTCTCTAAGGGTGCACCATGTTTGAGATTTTACTCAACCACTACCCTGTGCTGCTTAAGGGCTTGACCACCACCTTGGTGGTCTCGCTTTGCGCCATCGCACTGGGCTTGGTATTAGGCGTGTTGCTGGCCTTTGGCTTAACCAGTCGCTACCGTCTGGTGCGTTGGCCCTGTGGGCTTTACCGCAGCTTTTGGCGTGGCACCCCCATCTTGCTGCAACTACTGCTGGTCTACTATTTGCTGCCCGAGATAGGCATTGAGATCGCGCCTATTTCAGCCGCCATTTTGACCTTAACGCTGAATACCAC
This window encodes:
- a CDS encoding LysR family transcriptional regulator produces the protein MKLSAADLKSLSVFLAVTEHRGFAGAQTALHMSQSAVSFHIRALEERVGFTVCRRGRQGFELTERGTMVYERAKVLLASVDDFDSEMSELRSSVYGTLRLGVVDNTIMDVDLDLQGVIGEFLRKNPKARLNITVGSPDRLIGEIANGEVQLGILPEMAQIEGLQHRQVYTEVHGIYCAKRHPLFARDSDQLTIEEVINHPFVVRPYANLQELKSFPNAQVGAHASNMEAQALLILSGHFIGNLPRYYAHHWVERGELKALLPDQVEIASPFCVVTRAGRRPSLIVRTFIQELVARLWQQSHLVDAYQGDELLAVGKPINENW
- a CDS encoding transporter substrate-binding domain-containing protein, whose translation is MQRIPTITAGLLLGVSFASTAHSDLLDDIRSDGTFTVGTEARFAPFEYIEEGEIVGYSADIMEYIMPELEGVELIRMDLPWQGILPGLERERFDYVITSVTATPERMERYHLSAPIADATMAILKRAGEEGINSPEDIAGKVAAAQAGSAQLEALEALAAELEEAGTPVEDIRTYTGVDEAYAELGTGRVDVVINSLPNLLEAERTRPEVFEVVGTFGDPVYFSWAGRNDEESASLNAFMDEQIQRLNEDGTLKELQEKWFGGPMDLPLELPAAE